One stretch of Streptomyces sp. 135 DNA includes these proteins:
- a CDS encoding alpha/beta hydrolase: MRHGDERVREQYVEVAPGVRLWTERRGPVGAPALLLVMGAQASGVGWPEPLVEVLAEHHHVIRYDHRDTGRSSHPFDENPYRVTDLAQDIVAVLDGLGVDRAHLVGLSLGGMLTQLVLADHPERVLSATLLGTCALSETSYVRPDGTSVPVAELPGIAPEVLELWARPVEDRGLEAELDRRVEHWRVLAGGRLPFDAAHFRELERRIIEHAGTYAVSTAHGRADDSGMLRTAELARNEVPALVVSAPAEPVFPPPHPQHLAQVIAGARLVEVPGMGHALPPAVLGPLAEAILGHAVGRRAA; the protein is encoded by the coding sequence ATGAGGCATGGAGACGAGCGGGTGCGGGAGCAGTACGTCGAGGTCGCGCCAGGAGTGCGGCTGTGGACGGAGCGGCGTGGGCCGGTCGGCGCACCGGCGCTGCTCCTGGTCATGGGGGCGCAGGCCTCCGGGGTCGGCTGGCCGGAGCCGCTGGTGGAGGTGCTCGCCGAGCACCACCACGTCATCCGCTACGACCACCGCGACACGGGCAGGTCGAGCCACCCCTTCGACGAGAACCCCTACCGCGTCACGGACTTGGCGCAGGACATCGTGGCCGTCCTGGACGGCCTCGGGGTCGACAGGGCGCACCTCGTCGGCCTCTCGCTGGGCGGCATGCTCACCCAGCTGGTGCTGGCCGACCACCCCGAACGGGTACTGAGCGCCACCCTGTTGGGGACGTGCGCGCTGAGCGAGACGTCGTACGTGCGACCCGACGGTACGAGCGTGCCCGTCGCGGAGCTTCCCGGCATCGCGCCGGAGGTGCTGGAGCTGTGGGCGCGCCCGGTCGAGGACCGCGGCCTCGAGGCCGAGTTGGACCGGCGGGTGGAGCACTGGCGCGTGCTGGCCGGCGGGCGGCTCCCCTTCGACGCCGCCCATTTCAGGGAGTTGGAGCGGCGGATCATCGAGCATGCCGGTACGTACGCGGTCTCGACCGCGCACGGCCGCGCCGACGACTCCGGGATGCTGCGCACCGCCGAGCTGGCCCGGAACGAGGTTCCGGCCCTGGTCGTCTCGGCTCCCGCCGAGCCGGTCTTCCCGCCGCCGCACCCCCAGCACCTGGCCCAAGTCATAGCGGGCGCCCGGCTGGTGGAGGTGCCGGGCATGGGGCACGCACTGCCCCCGGCGGTGCTCGGTCCGCTGGCCGAAGCGATCCTGGGCCACGCCGTCGGCCGACGGGCGGCATGA
- a CDS encoding YceI family protein, whose protein sequence is MGLFGRKNDTTATTPATAPVAIDPALAALTGDYTIDPAHSTIGFVARHAMVTNVKGSFRDVSGTLHLDGADPSRSTASIDVRMDSIDTGNADRDGHLKSADFFKAEEFPEMTFRTTKAEALGGDDYRVTGDLTILGTTKPLSIGLEFNGSATDPFGNERVGFEGKAEILRSEWGLTWNAALETGGVLVSDKIKLNFDISAIKAAA, encoded by the coding sequence ATGGGTCTCTTCGGCCGCAAGAACGACACCACAGCCACCACCCCGGCCACCGCGCCCGTCGCGATCGACCCGGCGCTCGCCGCGCTGACCGGTGACTACACGATCGACCCCGCCCACTCGACGATCGGCTTCGTCGCCCGGCACGCCATGGTCACGAACGTCAAGGGATCGTTCCGCGACGTCTCCGGCACACTGCACCTGGACGGCGCCGACCCGTCCCGCTCGACGGCTTCCATCGACGTACGGATGGACAGCATCGACACCGGCAACGCCGACCGTGACGGCCACCTGAAGAGCGCGGACTTCTTCAAGGCGGAGGAGTTCCCCGAGATGACCTTCCGCACCACCAAGGCGGAGGCCCTCGGCGGCGACGACTACCGCGTCACCGGCGATCTGACGATCCTCGGCACGACGAAGCCGCTCTCCATCGGCCTGGAGTTCAACGGCTCGGCCACGGACCCGTTCGGCAACGAGCGCGTCGGCTTCGAGGGCAAGGCCGAGATCCTGCGTTCGGAGTGGGGCCTCACCTGGAACGCCGCGCTGGAGACCGGCGGCGTGCTCGTCTCCGACAAGATCAAGCTGAACTTCGACATCTCGGCGATCAAGGCGGCCGCCTGA